One genomic segment of Ascochyta rabiei chromosome 20, complete sequence includes these proteins:
- a CDS encoding Amidase produces MVSAWFVARVSVAFAPLASVVAQYATPPVLPELLDATGDELVSGLEAGDFTSLDLVQAYVGRILEVNSTLHMVTEINPDAWKIAKELDEERACGKIRGPLHGLPILIKNNIATADEMNNTAGSFSLLGAKAPRDATVAAKLRAAGAILLGKTNLSQWANYRSANSSNGWSAYGGQTYGAYYPGQDPSGSSSGSGVSASLGLAFGTLGTETDGSIVSPSELNNVVGIKPTVGLTSRALVIPISEHQDTVGPIARTVKDAAYILQAIAGPDQYDNYTSAIPWASHSTNATVPNYVAACKLDALAGKRIGIPRNALGSRNVISAPIFDAFDAAIAVLREAGAIVVDNTNYTAYAAYLNSTAENIVLAGDFGPNLAAYLAQLTYNPTDVNDLEEVRNFTQTFPAEEYPSRDTAVFDTALALNFTNTSPQFWAAYQEDLFLGGPGGILGALANYNLDAVVVPTFTASSISAIIGAPIVTVPLGAYPSNTTVIPNARGNLNATAPNIPFGIAFAGKHWSEESLIGFAYAYEQRTHVRTKVKPYVQPSIELAGVLGNKTSKV; encoded by the exons ATGGTCTCAGCTTGGTTCGTTGCGAGGGTTTCTGTGGCATTTGCGCCCTTGGCCAGCGTCGTCGCTCAGTATGCTACACCTCCAGTGCTGCCTGAGCTCTTGGATGCAACTGGAGACGAACTTGTCTCTGGGCTAGAAGCCGGCGACTTCACGAGTCTGGATCTGGTTCAG GCCTACGTAGGACGTATACTCGAGGTCAACTCGACCCTTCATATGGTCACCGAGATCAACCCAGATGCCTGGAAGATAGCAAAGGAGCTGGATGAGGAGCGTGCGTGTGGCAAGATTCGAGG CCCTCTTCACGGACTTCCGATTCTCATCAAGAACAACATCGCCACTGCCGACGAGATGAACAACACCGCTGGCTCGTTTTCGTTACTTGGAGCCAAGGCTCCCCGCGATGCAACAGTTGCTGCCAAACTCCGTGCTGCAGGTGCGATTCTTCTCGGCAAGACCAATCTGTCTCAATGGGCCAACTACCGCTCTGCAAACTCATCCAACGGATGGTCTGCCTACGGTGGCCAGACGTACGGTGCTTACTATCCTGGTCAAGATcccagcggcagcagcagtggAAGTGGTGTTTCAGCCAGTCTAGGCTTGGCGTTTGGCACTTTGGGCACAGAGACTGATGGCAGCATCGTGTCACCAAGCGAGTTGAACAACGTTGTTGGCATCAAGCCTACA GTCGGCCTGACTAGTAGAGCCCTGGTGATTCCCATCTCAGAACACCAGGACACCGTTGGACCGATAGCTCGTACCGTCAAAGACGCCGCTTACATCTTGCAAGCCATTGCGGGCCCGGACCAGTACGACAATTACACCTCCGCCATTCCGTGGGCTTCCCACTCTACCAATGCGACTGTCCCGAACTATGTCGCGGCTTGCAAGCTCGACGCTCTTGCTGGCAAGCGCATCGGTATCCCACGCAACGCCCTCGGTTCCCGCAATGTCATATCTGCGCCCATCTTCGATGCTTTTGACGCCGCTATTGCCGTCCTGCGTGAGGCCGGCGCCATCGTCGTCGACAACACAAACTACACTGCCTACGCTGCCTATCTGAACTCCACAGCTGAGAACATTGTCCTTGCCGGCGACTTTGGCCCGAACCTTGCTGCCTATCTCGCGCAATTGACATACAATCCCACCGACGTCAATGATCTCGAGGAGGTACGCAACTTCACGCAAACCTTCCCTGCTGAGGAATACCCCAGCCGCGATACTGCGGTCTTCGACACCGCGCTTGCTCTGAACTTCACCAACACGAGCCCTCAGTTCTGGGCCGCCTACCAGGAGGATCTCTTTCTCGGCGGACCAGGCGGCATCCTCGGTGCGCTGGCAAACTACAATCTCGACGCTGTTGTGGTGCCCACGTTCACCGCATCATCCATCTCCGCCATCATCGGCGCTCCCATCGTCACCGTTCCTCTCGGGGCCTATCCGTCCAACACGACCGTCATCCCGAACGCACGGGGAAATCTGAATGCCACCGCGCCCAACATTCCGTTCGGTATTGCGTTTGCGGGCAAGCACTGGAGTGAGGAGAGCCTGATTGGCTTCGCGTATGCGTACGAGCAGCGGACGCATGTCAGGACAAAAGTGAAGCCGTATGTCCAGCCCAGCATCGAGTTGGCTGGTGTTTTGGGAAACAAAACAAGCAAAGTCTAA
- a CDS encoding S-methyl-5'-thioadenosine phosphorylase: MAGVPSSYDAPVHIAVIGGTGIQSLPGFRLAATLDVDTPWGKPSSPISILHHPSPSTGQDVPIAFLSRHGLSHELAPHEVKNQANIAALRHLGVRTIIAFSAVGSLQEEVRPRDFVVPDQIIDRTKGIRPFTYFEKGMVGHVGFGDPFDSKLADLVRKCGHSLEGEGVTLHDKGTIICMEGPQFSTRAESNMYRSWGGTVINMSALPEAKLAREAEIAYQMICMATDYDCWRGAEGEDVNVEMVMGHMKANADNARRFVGAVLNDLSKEEHAELVQGKHLENQTRFAGSMTKKEARGQETEKKLQWLFPGYFD, translated from the exons ATGGCCGGCGTTCCCAGCAGCTACGATG CGCCCGTCCACATCGCCGTAATTGGCGGCACTGGCATCCAGTCGCTGCCTGGCTTCAGGCTTGCTGCGACTCTGGACGTCGACACGCCGTGGGGCAAGCCGTCGTCGCCCATCAGCATCCTGCACCAcccctcgccctcgaccgGCCAGGACGTGCCCATTGCCTTCCTCTCGCGTCACGGCCTCTCCCACGAGCTTGCCCCGCACGAGGTCAAGAACCAGGCCAACATCGCCGCTCTGCGACACCTCGGCGTGCGCACCATCATCGCCTTCTCCGCCGTCGGCTCGCTGCAGGAGGAGGTCCGCCCGCGCGACTTTGTAGTGCCCGACCAGATCATCGACCGCACCAAGGGCATCCGCCCCTTCACCTACTTCGAAAAGGGCATGGTTGGCCACGTGGGCTTCGGCGACCCCTTCGACTCCAAGCTGGCGGACCTTGTGCGCAAGTGCGGCCACAGCctggagggcgagggcgtcACGCTGCACGACAAGGGCACCATCATCTGCATGGAGGGGCCGCAGTTCAGCACCCGTGCAGAGTCCAACATGTACCGCAGCTGGGGCGGCACCGTCATCAACATGTCTGCTCTGCCCGAGGCCAAGCTGGCGCGAGAGGCCGAGATTGCCTACCAGATGATCTGCATGGCGACCGACTACGACTGCTGGAGGGGCGCCGAGGGCGAGGACGTCAACGTCGAAATGGTCATGGGCCACATGAAGGCCAACGCGGACAACGCAAGGCGCTTTGTCGGTGCCGTCTTGAACGACCTGAGCAAGGAGGAGCATGCCGAGCTGGTGCAGGGCAAGCACCTTGAGAACCAGACAAGATTCGCAGGCTCCATGACCAAGAAGGAGGCTCGTGGGCAGGAAACTGAGAAGAAGCTGCAGTGGCTCTTCCCCGGCTACTTTGACTGA